One Natrinema longum genomic window carries:
- a CDS encoding WYL domain-containing protein yields MSSIDSKIQDAMDRRKTLRLDYSGEDEVGFHERELEPWCYGIHADTGNPCLRAYQVAGYSESGYPDEMPFWRMARVDRMRNVVVTDNDIRSNSPEYYNPQDKDMRQIFVSLPK; encoded by the coding sequence ATGTCCAGCATTGATTCGAAGATTCAGGATGCGATGGATCGGCGTAAAACGCTAAGACTGGATTATAGCGGTGAGGATGAGGTCGGCTTCCACGAACGTGAGTTAGAACCCTGGTGCTACGGTATTCACGCGGACACCGGGAACCCGTGTCTCAGAGCATACCAGGTCGCGGGATACAGCGAGTCAGGATATCCCGACGAAATGCCTTTCTGGCGAATGGCGAGAGTGGACCGGATGCGGAACGTCGTAGTCACGGACAACGACATCCGCTCGAATTCGCCTGAGTATTACAATCCACAGGACAAGGATATGAGGCAAATCTTCGTCAGCCTTCCCAAATAG
- a CDS encoding ATP-binding protein codes for MARITVIGASGSGKSYYTGALLEDRVPNFDIAVHFDLEDEEGGLSVEGNALYGTLVVDKDRFESIDWPKCLFNHRKLRVVPDALDDEEIEELYGQICEAAMSLCKDLEIEAAPESALVSCDEAHQVLSKHSLDSRVNRMQTGGRKHGVETIHLAQRPALMPLTILSQSDRRIYFHVSEQRDIDKINKASTFDADRLKNLQAREAIVENKHSGEFEKIDTDNCDRERPHFSGDDGILDDALPV; via the coding sequence ATGGCTCGAATCACCGTGATCGGCGCGTCCGGCTCCGGCAAGAGCTACTACACCGGGGCGCTCCTCGAGGATCGCGTACCGAACTTCGACATCGCGGTTCACTTCGACCTCGAGGACGAGGAGGGTGGACTGTCGGTCGAAGGCAACGCGCTCTACGGGACACTGGTCGTCGACAAGGACCGATTCGAGTCAATCGATTGGCCGAAATGCCTCTTCAATCACCGGAAGCTCCGGGTCGTCCCCGACGCTCTGGACGACGAAGAGATCGAAGAACTCTACGGGCAGATCTGTGAGGCAGCGATGTCCCTGTGCAAGGACCTGGAGATCGAGGCGGCCCCCGAGTCGGCGCTGGTCTCGTGCGACGAGGCCCATCAAGTCCTCAGTAAGCACAGCCTCGACAGCCGCGTCAACCGGATGCAGACCGGCGGACGGAAACACGGTGTCGAGACGATTCATCTCGCCCAGCGGCCGGCACTGATGCCGCTGACGATCCTCTCGCAGTCCGACCGACGGATCTACTTCCACGTCTCCGAGCAGCGCGACATCGACAAGATCAACAAGGCGAGCACGTTCGACGCTGACCGGCTGAAGAATCTGCAGGCTCGCGAGGCAATCGTCGAGAACAAGCACTCGGGAGAGTTCGAAAAGATCGACACGGACAACTGCGACCGGGAGCGGCCACATTTCAGCGGCGACGACGGGATTCTGGACGACGCGCTGCCGGTCTAA
- a CDS encoding acyl-CoA dehydrogenase — MPTPDIAGDQEQARAEALDETVQSLEAEQDRIEDDDVNEGESGLQETAENSESGDDPDEDDIEIEEVDLSDDDLFAGVDDIDDDDGESESESDSESEATAGSMSEDVDSIGQFTGDNPTAQLQSHIEDGAAKLAVLGLEDDDQAALEDDLRDVFSAFRLGYYGAEFANEYIFVDGDGEVDPAWALLGSSLACAAVAVMMRPDSDDQIARLKDAVNFNGGGSA; from the coding sequence ATGCCGACTCCGGACATTGCCGGCGATCAAGAGCAAGCGCGGGCCGAGGCCCTCGATGAGACCGTCCAGAGCCTCGAAGCAGAGCAAGATCGAATCGAAGACGACGACGTCAACGAGGGAGAGAGTGGCCTTCAAGAAACCGCCGAGAACAGCGAGTCGGGTGATGACCCGGACGAGGACGATATCGAAATCGAGGAGGTCGACCTGTCCGACGATGATCTCTTCGCCGGCGTCGACGATATCGATGATGACGACGGTGAGAGTGAGTCGGAATCCGACTCCGAATCGGAGGCGACCGCCGGCTCGATGTCTGAGGATGTCGACTCGATCGGACAGTTCACGGGAGACAACCCGACGGCCCAGCTGCAATCGCACATCGAGGACGGTGCCGCCAAGCTCGCGGTACTCGGTCTGGAAGACGACGATCAGGCAGCCCTCGAGGACGACCTTCGCGATGTCTTCTCGGCGTTCCGGCTCGGGTACTACGGTGCGGAGTTCGCGAACGAGTACATTTTCGTCGACGGCGACGGAGAAGTCGACCCGGCCTGGGCCCTGCTGGGATCGTCGCTGGCGTGTGCCGCCGTCGCGGTCATGATGCGACCCGACAGTGACGATCAGATCGCCCGGCTGAAAGACGCCGTCAACTTCAACGGAGGTGGGTCGGCGTGA